In the Heteronotia binoei isolate CCM8104 ecotype False Entrance Well chromosome 13, APGP_CSIRO_Hbin_v1, whole genome shotgun sequence genome, one interval contains:
- the S1PR2 gene encoding sphingosine 1-phosphate receptor 2: protein MVDNLQGSPRCLFVPSALDGHLPAADRSRALSYGYSWASTSVTHFGEEKLLKAMGSFYKDYFNSCKILEHYNYTKDKLEKDKDPSLGLITVVIIVFCCFIILENLLVLISVWRNKKFHSAMYIFIGNLAFSDLLAGAAFIANVVLSGPATFLLTPLQWFVREGTAFATLAASVFSLLAIAIERHVAITKVKVYSSDKNCRMVLLIGACWVISAIIGGMPVLGWNCMHNLNECSTVLPLYSKRYIFFVVTVFSLILLSIVVLYVRIYRIVRSSHAEIAGSQTMALLRTVTFVLGAFIICWLPAFIVLLIDALCPRKTCTILYQAKYFFAFATLNSAINPLIYTLRSKDMRKEFLRVLCCWGMMGQGKPAERCMIPLRSSSSLDRCTQKQDLTTAPFMKERSTFV, encoded by the coding sequence GGTTCTCCACGTTGTCTCTTCGTTCCTTCCGCTCTCGATGGACATCTCCCCGCTGCAGACCGGTCCCGTGCTCTCTCGTACGGATATTCCTGGGCAAGTACCAGTGTAACCCATTTCGGGGAAGAGAAGCTTCTCAAAGCCATGGGGAGCTTCTACAAGGACTACTTCAACTCCTGCAAAATCTTGGAGCACTACAACTACACCAAGGACAAGCTGGAGAAAGACAAGGACCCCTCGCTGGGTCTCATCACGGTTGTCATCATTGTCTTCTGCTGCTTCATTATCCTCGAGAACCTGCTCGTTCTCATTTCCGTCTGGAGGAACAAGAAGTTCCATTCGGCCATGTACATCTTCATCGGCAACCTGGCTTTTTCGGACCTTCTGGCCGGCGCGGCCTTCATCGCCAACGTGGTCCTCTCAGGCCCGGCGACCTTCCTGCTCACCCCGCTGCAGTGGTTTGTGAGGGAGGGGACGGCCTTCGCCACCTTGGCGGCCTCCGTCTTCAGCCTCTTGGCCATCGCGATCGAGAGGCACGTGGCCATCACCAAGGTAAAGGTCTACAGCAGCGACAAAAACTGCCGGATGGTGCTGCTGATCGGGGCATGTTGGGTCATTTCAGCTATCATCGGAGGGATGCCCGTCCTCGGTTGGAACTGCATGCACAATCTCAACGAGTGCTCCACCGTCCTGCCGCTCTACTCCAAGCGCTACATCTTCTTTGTGGTTACCGTCTTCTCCCTCATCCTGTTGTCCATCGTGGTCCTCTATGTCCGGATCTACCGCATTGTCCGTTCGAGCCACGCCGAGATAGCGGGCTCGCAGACTATGGCTTTGCTCAGGACTGTGACTTTTGTCCTGGGGGCCTTCATCATTTGTTGGCTGCCAGCTTTCATCGTCCTGTTAATAGACGCCTTGTGTCCCCGCAAGACGTGCACCATACTTTACCAGGCAAAGTATTTCTTTGCCTTTGCTACCCTCAATTCCGCTATAAACCCTCTCATTTATACCCTCCGCAGCAAGGACATGAGAAAAGAGTTCCTGAGGGTGCTCTGCTGTTGGGGGATGATGGGGCAAGGGAAACCCGCCGAACGGTGCATGATCCCCTTGCGGAGCTCCAGTTCCTTGGACCGGTGCACCCAAAAACAGGACCTTACCACTGCGCCTTTCATGAAGGAACGTTCCACTTTTGTTTGA